The Roseimicrobium gellanilyticum genome contains a region encoding:
- a CDS encoding sulfatase: MKRILATLALLASGILPAAAADAAPSKPNVLFIAIDDLNHWVGYLGRNKQTITPNIDKLAARGVRFTRSYCAAPVCNPSRAALMSGMRPSTTGVYSNNEDWRTVIPEEKTLITTFRNAGYFTGGAGKIYHGGFDRTSEWEDYPKEKGKEPKPKGSDGVGGIKFAPLDCADSDLSDWGITDYAIEQLGKKHDRPIFIACGLHKPHMPWNVPQKYYDMHPLDKIELPPHLEGDLADVPPAGVKMARPEGDHAAMLKSGRWKEAVQGYLAAISYTDMNIGRLMEAYDKSPIKDNTIIVFWGDHGWHLGEKEHWRKFALWEESTRAPMLWVVPGLTKPDSLCERTVDCMSIYPTLCDLAGIPKPAHVEGKSIKSLLADPKSAWDTPALTTHMYNNHAVRSEGWRYIRYANGDEELYDETKDPLEYKNLAGDSNFADKKAELAKWLPTSNKEPAAGKGEDKQKGKGKKKKAAAE; this comes from the coding sequence ATGAAACGCATCCTTGCCACCCTGGCGCTCCTGGCGAGCGGCATTCTCCCCGCTGCCGCTGCTGATGCCGCGCCATCGAAGCCCAACGTCCTCTTCATTGCCATCGATGACCTGAACCACTGGGTGGGCTATCTGGGACGCAACAAGCAGACCATCACACCGAACATCGACAAGCTCGCAGCGCGTGGGGTTCGCTTCACCCGCAGCTACTGCGCAGCACCCGTCTGCAATCCTTCACGCGCGGCGCTCATGTCCGGCATGCGCCCCAGCACCACGGGCGTGTACAGCAACAACGAAGACTGGAGGACTGTCATCCCGGAGGAGAAGACTCTCATCACCACCTTCAGGAATGCGGGCTACTTTACCGGCGGCGCGGGGAAAATCTACCACGGGGGCTTCGACCGGACCAGTGAGTGGGAAGACTACCCCAAGGAGAAAGGCAAAGAACCCAAGCCCAAGGGTAGCGACGGCGTGGGTGGCATCAAGTTCGCGCCCCTGGACTGCGCGGACTCCGACCTCTCCGACTGGGGCATTACGGACTACGCCATCGAGCAGCTTGGCAAGAAGCATGACAGACCCATCTTCATCGCCTGCGGCCTGCACAAGCCGCACATGCCCTGGAATGTTCCGCAGAAGTACTACGACATGCACCCGCTCGACAAGATCGAGCTGCCTCCTCATCTCGAAGGCGATCTCGCAGACGTCCCTCCCGCCGGTGTGAAGATGGCGAGGCCGGAAGGTGACCACGCCGCCATGCTGAAGAGCGGACGCTGGAAGGAAGCGGTGCAAGGCTACCTCGCCGCGATCAGCTACACGGACATGAACATCGGCCGTCTCATGGAGGCGTATGACAAATCACCCATCAAGGACAACACCATCATTGTCTTCTGGGGGGACCACGGCTGGCACTTGGGAGAAAAGGAACACTGGAGAAAATTTGCCCTGTGGGAGGAGTCCACACGAGCTCCGATGCTCTGGGTCGTACCCGGACTCACCAAGCCGGACAGCCTCTGCGAACGCACCGTGGACTGCATGTCCATCTACCCCACCCTGTGCGACCTGGCAGGCATTCCCAAGCCGGCGCACGTGGAAGGCAAGAGCATCAAATCCCTGCTGGCCGATCCGAAGTCCGCCTGGGACACGCCAGCACTCACCACCCACATGTACAACAACCACGCGGTGCGCAGTGAAGGCTGGCGCTACATCCGCTACGCGAACGGTGATGAGGAACTCTATGACGAGACCAAGGATCCGCTGGAGTACAAGAACCTCGCGGGTGACTCCAACTTTGCAGACAAGAAAGCCGAGCTCGCCAAGTGGCTTCCCACTTCAAACAAGGAGCCCGCGGCAGGAAAAGGTGAAGACAAGCAGAAAGGCAAAGGCAAGAAAAAGAAGGCGGCGGCGGAATAG
- a CDS encoding outer membrane beta-barrel protein, producing MTALSRHLRIASALVLLGVAVPLSAQTQLDPARAAAATPTDAATQALIRAQEEATSAGLDSENAYAPASPGDSDLGDQLILKRLEKVQPFTAWLDSSVFWTDNAANVSNGEIDDWFYVGGVNISWQQRLKGRFYGDAYIGQHWYRYDELDALDYENGEASLGLIVLAPELANSVFFLNYYYQRITQGLDDSPIYDTHNIRFGAQKTFLIDRLNSVNLSLMSSFSVDAEPDVLRRHEQSLHVGYNFKITRELLLSLTYRLIYYDYFNLEDREDWYQNFGAYVTWRPKKYLELSAGYNFTLNKSNIDAFEYEAQLAGPSVVLKYQF from the coding sequence ATGACTGCCTTGTCCCGTCACCTCCGGATTGCTTCTGCTCTCGTTTTGCTTGGCGTTGCTGTGCCTTTGTCCGCGCAAACCCAACTGGACCCGGCCCGTGCGGCCGCAGCCACTCCTACAGATGCCGCCACCCAGGCACTGATTCGCGCTCAAGAAGAAGCGACGAGTGCCGGCCTTGATTCCGAGAATGCCTACGCCCCGGCCTCTCCAGGGGACTCCGATCTGGGTGATCAGTTGATTCTCAAGCGTCTGGAAAAAGTCCAACCCTTCACCGCGTGGTTGGACAGCAGCGTCTTCTGGACGGATAACGCGGCCAACGTCAGCAATGGCGAAATTGACGATTGGTTCTACGTCGGAGGGGTGAATATCTCCTGGCAACAGCGGCTCAAGGGCCGTTTCTACGGAGACGCTTACATCGGGCAGCACTGGTACCGCTATGATGAACTGGACGCGCTCGACTACGAAAATGGTGAAGCAAGTCTGGGGCTCATTGTGCTCGCTCCGGAGCTGGCCAACTCCGTTTTCTTCCTGAACTACTACTATCAGCGCATCACCCAGGGGCTGGATGATTCGCCCATCTACGATACGCACAACATCCGGTTTGGTGCCCAGAAGACCTTCCTCATCGACCGCCTTAACAGCGTGAACCTGAGCCTGATGAGCTCCTTCTCCGTGGACGCCGAGCCCGATGTGTTGCGCCGCCACGAGCAGTCCCTCCACGTCGGGTACAACTTCAAAATCACCCGTGAACTGCTGCTCTCGCTCACGTACCGCCTGATTTATTACGACTACTTCAACCTGGAAGACCGTGAAGACTGGTACCAAAATTTCGGCGCCTATGTCACGTGGAGGCCCAAAAAGTACCTCGAACTTAGTGCCGGTTACAATTTTACTCTGAACAAGAGCAACATCGATGCTTTCGAATACGAGGCCCAGCTTGCGGGCCCGTCCGTCGTGCTGAAGTACCAGTTCTAA
- a CDS encoding FecR family protein, protein MKVKPLLLALLAASVMPGVTANSFAAGYSKAEFTRLHNQVNVLKGEEAPKPAAVGQEITNVTSVATGADSRAELRFPDKSLTRIGANSRFTLKGDGRTLDLEGGVMMLQVPKKMGGAKVRTAAVTAAVTGTTVLFEYLPGGYVKLICVEGSVDLSMNKNPSQFVTVGAGQMIIMKADGNTIPQPVDVDLSTLLKSSKLISADDLGPNARQIQQAMQQQQEEIQGGDLVVTNMVIEGRGTLVSLNNNTALNVFKEVTVTDNNPPPPPNNPGGGNNDNPNPGPDGPSFPGIAPLIAGTTVLNQNSTVFTNPHVEAYNVQQGGVVTSEGIVYNGIANGLFQYFTFGDSNVISPTLQPLLNAPADAWGYPNSGDWALFKFEKLIINGTPYFEYPYSIAYSEGPVPIHDVILASQNGILLGEAGLFPGEVPEEAGGVVGPQGVEDTLLNLADDTLVDNFVLYTQNGNLDIRTTKGNAIYGYNQNVTLVAASAQSDVNINGDVILESGGDSYEGTLTANLNVIAGRDVNVTKKVVADAVNIESGRDVNVNGGKIVADKRNLTVTAKRHINVSNSAELKALTFYETTALVKLVAQQGDINISNSVVEGRNIELEALAGNIHLLNTQTSGDVFKATTYGGNGWINVGGTTINAGTLIQLFAQGANGGVRFTENSHLNSPNVRIAGKTVEILNDKTVTIDSSSFKVFSDNHKYNTTGQGNFSQSPQQNAFGPPN, encoded by the coding sequence ATGAAAGTGAAGCCTCTCCTCCTTGCGCTGCTCGCTGCCAGCGTGATGCCAGGCGTGACGGCGAATTCGTTCGCCGCCGGCTACAGCAAGGCCGAATTCACCCGCCTGCACAATCAAGTGAACGTGCTCAAGGGTGAAGAAGCACCCAAGCCCGCTGCCGTGGGCCAGGAGATCACGAATGTCACGTCCGTGGCCACCGGGGCGGACTCGCGCGCGGAACTGCGTTTTCCGGACAAGTCACTGACCCGCATTGGGGCAAACTCCCGTTTCACCTTGAAGGGGGATGGCCGTACGCTGGATCTGGAAGGTGGCGTGATGATGCTTCAGGTGCCCAAGAAAATGGGCGGGGCCAAGGTGCGCACGGCGGCCGTGACTGCTGCGGTAACCGGAACGACCGTGCTCTTCGAGTATCTCCCGGGTGGCTACGTGAAGCTCATCTGCGTGGAGGGTTCGGTGGACCTCTCCATGAACAAGAACCCCAGCCAGTTCGTGACGGTCGGGGCAGGGCAGATGATCATCATGAAGGCGGATGGCAATACCATCCCGCAGCCGGTGGACGTTGATCTCTCCACGCTGCTGAAGTCCTCAAAGCTCATCAGTGCTGATGACCTGGGCCCGAATGCCCGGCAGATCCAGCAGGCGATGCAGCAGCAGCAGGAGGAGATTCAGGGCGGCGACCTCGTGGTGACGAACATGGTCATCGAGGGCCGTGGTACCCTGGTCTCGCTCAACAACAACACTGCGCTCAACGTCTTCAAGGAAGTCACCGTCACGGACAACAACCCGCCGCCTCCGCCGAACAATCCCGGTGGCGGAAACAATGACAACCCGAATCCCGGTCCCGACGGGCCCAGCTTCCCCGGCATTGCTCCTTTGATCGCCGGCACGACAGTACTGAACCAGAACTCCACGGTTTTCACCAACCCCCATGTGGAGGCTTACAATGTGCAGCAGGGTGGTGTAGTCACCTCCGAGGGTATTGTTTACAACGGGATCGCGAATGGCCTGTTCCAGTACTTCACCTTCGGCGACTCGAATGTCATCAGCCCGACGTTGCAGCCGCTTCTCAATGCTCCTGCTGACGCCTGGGGCTATCCCAACAGCGGGGACTGGGCGCTCTTCAAGTTTGAGAAGCTCATCATCAACGGCACTCCCTACTTCGAGTACCCCTATTCCATTGCCTACTCCGAAGGCCCCGTGCCGATTCACGACGTGATTCTGGCCTCGCAGAACGGCATTCTCCTCGGCGAAGCGGGGCTGTTCCCCGGTGAGGTCCCTGAAGAAGCGGGTGGCGTTGTGGGCCCCCAAGGTGTTGAAGATACCCTGCTGAATCTGGCGGATGACACCCTGGTCGACAATTTCGTCCTCTACACCCAGAACGGGAACCTCGACATCCGGACCACCAAGGGCAACGCGATCTACGGGTACAACCAGAACGTGACTCTGGTCGCAGCGAGCGCGCAGAGTGACGTGAACATCAACGGCGATGTCATCCTGGAATCCGGTGGCGACTCCTACGAGGGCACTCTCACGGCCAATCTCAATGTCATCGCGGGTCGCGACGTGAATGTCACCAAGAAGGTGGTGGCAGATGCGGTGAACATCGAATCAGGCCGTGATGTGAACGTCAATGGCGGCAAGATCGTGGCTGACAAGCGCAACCTCACGGTGACCGCGAAGCGCCATATCAACGTGAGCAACAGCGCTGAACTCAAGGCGTTGACCTTCTATGAGACCACTGCCTTGGTGAAGCTGGTGGCGCAGCAGGGTGATATCAACATTTCCAACAGCGTGGTGGAAGGACGGAACATTGAACTGGAGGCGTTGGCGGGGAACATCCATCTCCTCAACACCCAGACTTCGGGTGATGTCTTCAAGGCCACGACCTATGGAGGCAACGGTTGGATCAATGTCGGTGGAACCACCATCAATGCCGGAACTCTCATTCAGCTCTTTGCGCAAGGCGCCAATGGCGGCGTGAGGTTTACCGAGAACTCACACCTGAACTCACCCAATGTGAGGATAGCCGGCAAGACAGTGGAAATCTTGAATGACAAGACGGTGACCATCGATTCGAGCTCCTTCAAGGTCTTCTCTGACAATCACAAGTACAACACCACGGGCCAGGGGAACTTCTCCCAATCTCCGCAGCAGAATGCGTTCGGTCCGCCGAACTGA